In Pseudomonas alcaliphila JAB1, a single window of DNA contains:
- the lptE gene encoding LPS assembly lipoprotein LptE: MMKRNLLVIGLAGLLSACGFQLRGTGDVQFALKELDVSARDAYGDTVQQVREVLENNDVRVYSGAPYKLVIARETENRRGASYSSGARTAEYELTMGLEYEIRGAKNLLLTGNKVEVQNYYQQDDNNLAGSDQEATQLRSELRREMIQQLMFSLQQITPERLDQLQQTAEARAKAEAEALEAQRRARESQVAPQQSPIELPSR, encoded by the coding sequence ATGATGAAACGGAATCTGCTGGTCATCGGCCTGGCTGGCCTGCTCAGCGCATGCGGCTTCCAGCTGCGTGGCACCGGCGATGTGCAGTTCGCCCTCAAGGAACTCGACGTCAGCGCGCGCGATGCCTACGGCGACACCGTGCAGCAAGTACGTGAAGTGCTGGAGAACAACGACGTTCGCGTCTACTCCGGCGCCCCCTACAAGCTGGTGATCGCCCGCGAGACCGAAAATCGTCGCGGCGCCAGCTACAGCAGCGGCGCACGTACCGCCGAGTACGAGCTGACCATGGGTCTGGAATACGAGATCCGCGGTGCGAAGAACCTGCTGCTGACCGGTAACAAGGTGGAAGTGCAGAACTACTACCAGCAGGACGACAACAACCTGGCCGGCTCCGACCAGGAAGCGACGCAGCTGCGCAGCGAGCTGCGCCGTGAAATGATCCAGCAACTGATGTTCAGCCTGCAGCAGATCACGCCCGAGCGACTGGACCAACTGCAGCAGACCGCCGAAGCCCGCGCCAAGGCCGAAGCCGAAGCACTGGAAGCGCAGCGCCGGGCTCGTGAGAGCCAGGTCGCGCCGCAGCAGTCGCCGATCGAACTGCCGTCCCGCTAA
- the holA gene encoding DNA polymerase III subunit delta, translated as MKLAPAQLGKHLQGALAPVYAISGDEPLLCQETADAIRNACRQQGFGERQVFNAEANFDWGNLLQAGASLSLFAEKRLLELRLPSGKPGDKGTAALLEYLARPPEDTVLLLSLPKLDGSTQKSKWAKALIDGQVSQFIQIWPVDANQLPQWIRQRLAQAGLSASADAVEMIAARVEGNLLAAAQEVEKLKLLAEGNQVDAETVQAAVADSARFDVFGLIDCALGGDAAHALRMLEGLRGEGVETPVILWALAREIRLLASIAHQQSQGIPLDKAFSSARPPVWDKRRPLVSKALQRHSSKRWGELLQQAQLIDAQIKGQAPGDPWSELAMLTLQLSGQRLRLSP; from the coding sequence ATGAAGCTTGCCCCCGCGCAACTCGGCAAACACCTGCAAGGCGCACTGGCACCTGTCTATGCGATCAGCGGCGACGAGCCATTGCTGTGCCAGGAAACCGCTGACGCCATTCGCAATGCCTGCCGCCAGCAGGGGTTCGGCGAACGCCAGGTGTTCAATGCCGAAGCCAACTTCGACTGGGGCAACCTGCTGCAGGCTGGCGCCAGCCTCTCGCTGTTCGCCGAGAAGCGCCTGCTGGAACTGCGCCTGCCTTCCGGCAAGCCAGGCGACAAGGGCACAGCCGCCCTGCTCGAGTACCTGGCCCGCCCGCCCGAGGACACCGTCCTCTTGCTGAGCCTGCCCAAGCTCGATGGCAGCACGCAGAAATCCAAATGGGCCAAGGCCCTGATCGACGGCCAGGTGAGCCAGTTCATCCAGATCTGGCCGGTAGACGCCAACCAGTTGCCGCAGTGGATTCGCCAGCGCCTGGCGCAGGCCGGCCTGAGCGCCAGCGCCGACGCGGTGGAAATGATCGCCGCGCGGGTAGAAGGCAACCTGCTGGCCGCCGCCCAGGAAGTGGAAAAGCTCAAGCTGCTCGCCGAAGGCAATCAGGTCGACGCCGAGACCGTGCAAGCAGCAGTGGCCGACAGCGCCCGCTTCGACGTCTTCGGCCTGATCGATTGTGCCCTCGGTGGTGACGCCGCCCATGCCCTGCGCATGCTCGAAGGCCTGCGTGGCGAGGGCGTGGAAACCCCGGTGATCCTCTGGGCGCTGGCGCGCGAGATTCGCCTGCTGGCCAGCATCGCCCATCAGCAGAGCCAGGGCATCCCCTTGGACAAGGCCTTCTCCAGCGCCCGCCCGCCCGTCTGGGACAAACGCCGGCCGCTGGTTTCCAAGGCCTTGCAACGTCACAGCAGCAAACGCTGGGGCGAGCTGTTGCAGCAGGCGCAGTTGATCGACGCACAGATCAAGGGTCAGGCGCCCGGTGATCCGTGGAGCGAGCTGGCCATGCTGACCCTGCAACTCTCCGGGCAACGGCTGCGTCTTTCTCCGTAG